A stretch of the Malus sylvestris chromosome 10, drMalSylv7.2, whole genome shotgun sequence genome encodes the following:
- the LOC126586149 gene encoding coatomer subunit zeta-2-like produces MESCPSIKNILLLDSEGKRVAVKYYSEEDWPTNTAKESFEKAVFTKTQKTNARTEAEIAMFEGTIVVYKFVQDLHFFVTGGENENELILATVLQGFFDAVGILLRGNVDKKEALENLDLILLCLDEIVDGGIILETDSNVIASKVASHSIDAGAPLSEQTISQALATAREHLARQLLK; encoded by the exons ATG GAGTCCTGCCCTTCGATAAAGAACATCCTCCTCCTCGATTCTGAGGGGAAACGTGTGGCTGTCAAGTATTATTCAGAGGAGGACTGGCCAACGAATACTGCCAAAgaatcttttgagaaagctgtATTTACTAAAACTCAAAAGACAAATGCGCGGACAGAAG CTGAGATAGCAATGTTTGAGGGCACCATTGTAGTTTACAAGTTTGTTCAGGACCTTCACTTTTTTGTTACTGGTGGTGAAAATGAAAATGAGCTCATTTTAGCCACAGTTCTGCAGGGATTTTTTGATGCGGTTGGCATTCTCCTGAG AGGCAATGTGGACAAGAAGGAGGCACTTGAAAATTTGGATCTCATTTTACTATGCCTTGATGAAATTGTTGACGGAGG TATTATTCTTGAGACCGATTCAAATGTTATAGCAAGTAAGGTTGCAAGTCACAGTATTGATGCTGGAGCTCCGTTGTCTGAGCAG ACAATAAGTCAAGCATTGGCAACTGCCCGCGAACATCTAGCGAGACAACTCCTTAAATGA